The segment GGCTCCACGGCGGTCGGGCAGGCGATCGGCGAGGTCTGCGGCCGCTCGCTCAAGCGGCAGCTGATGGAGCTGGGCGGGAAGGGGGCCGCGCTCGTCTTCGACGACGCGGACCTGGACTCGGCGGTGATGGGGATCGGGACGACGTTCTCCTTCTACAGCGGACAGATCTGTACGGCGCCGACCCGGGTGCTCGCCCAGCGCGGGATCTACGAGCAGCTGGTCGAGAGGCTCACCGCCTATCTCGCCTACATGAAGGTGGGGGACCCGGCGGAGAAGGGGACGATCGTCGGCCCGGTGATCTCGGCGGCCCACCGCGACCGGGTGGAGTCGTACGTCGAGCTGGGGCGGAAGGAAGGGGCGCGGGTCGTGGTGGGCGGCGAGCGCCCGGACCTCCCGAAGGGCTTCTACGTGGCGCCGACGCTGCTCGCCGACTGCACCAACGAGATGCGGGTGGTGCGGGAGGAGATCTTCGGGCCGGTCGTCGTGGTCGTCCCCTTCGACGACGAGGAGGAGGGGATCGCGCTCGCCAACGACAGCGACTACGGCCTCCTCGACTACGTGTGGTCGGGCGACGTGGCCCGCGCCTTCCGGATCGCGGCCCGGCTGCGGGCCGGAGGGGTGGGGGTGAACACGATCGGCCGGAACATGGAGGCGCCGTTCGGCGGATTCAAGCGGAGCGGGGTCGGACGGGACGTGGGCTCGTACGCGCTGCACGCCTACAGCGAGCTGCAGGCGGTGGTGTGGCCGGGCTGAGGAGCGGCGGGAAAGTTCCTCGGGAAAATTTGAAAACGGACATTTCGGTCCACGCTGCGGTTCCCGCATAACGGACACGGATCGACCGACCTACCAGTTGGTCGGTCCGTGGTGGTCATCGATCTTTCAATCATCGGCGGGTGTCCGCTTCGACCCTCGCAATGTAAGGCGATGATCGATCAGATGAGCGGATTTTGATCCTCCGGATATGGAAACCGCAGCATTTAACGTCCTGTTCATGACTCAGGTGGAAGCCCGGCCCCAGGCCGGAGACACGGTAAGGGGCGTCAACGCCCCGGGCGACGCCAACGGCGTACGCACCAAAGGCCTCGGCGGAAACTCCGTCGGCCTGCTCGGCAGTGCCGTCATCGGCATCTCGACCGTCGCCCCCGTCTACTGCCTGACCTCGACGCTCGGCTCCACCGCCGGCGAGGTCGGACTGCAGATGCCCGCCGTCTTCCTCGCGGGCTTCCTCCCGATGCTCCTCGTCGCCTTCGCGTACCGGGAGCTCAACAAGGTCATGCCCGACTGCGGCACCTCGTTCACCTGGACCGTGAAGGCCTTCGGGCCCAAGATCGGCTGGATGTGCGGCTGGGGCCTCGTCATCGCGACGATCATCGTCCTCTCCAACCTGGCGGGCGTCGCGACCTCCTACTTCTGGCTCCTCGCGGGTGAGATCAGCGGCAGCGAATCCATCGCCGCCCTGGACGACAACAAAGCCGTCCACATCGTCACCTGCCTCGCGCTCATCGCCGCCGCCACCGCGATCAGCTACCGCGGCATGACCGCCACCAAGGGCGTCCAGTACACCCTCGTCGGCCTCCAGCTCGTCGTCCTCGCCGTCTTCGTCGGCATGGCCCTGTCGAAGGCCGGCTCCTTCGAGACCTCGGTCGACTTCTCCTGGTCCTGGATGAACCCCTTCGCGGTCCAGTCCTTCGCCGCCTTCACCGCCGGACTCTCGCTCTCGATCTTCATGTACTGGGGCTGGGACGCCTGCATGGCGACCAACGAGGAGACCACCGGCAGCGCCAAGACCCCCGGCCGCGCCGCGCTCATCGCGATGGTCGTCCTGGTCGGCTCCTACCTGGCCACCGGCATCGCCGCCCAGATGGTCGTCGGCTCCG is part of the Streptomyces sp. NBC_00250 genome and harbors:
- a CDS encoding APC family permease, with translation MTQVEARPQAGDTVRGVNAPGDANGVRTKGLGGNSVGLLGSAVIGISTVAPVYCLTSTLGSTAGEVGLQMPAVFLAGFLPMLLVAFAYRELNKVMPDCGTSFTWTVKAFGPKIGWMCGWGLVIATIIVLSNLAGVATSYFWLLAGEISGSESIAALDDNKAVHIVTCLALIAAATAISYRGMTATKGVQYTLVGLQLVVLAVFVGMALSKAGSFETSVDFSWSWMNPFAVQSFAAFTAGLSLSIFMYWGWDACMATNEETTGSAKTPGRAALIAMVVLVGSYLATGIAAQMVVGSGEEGLGLANPETSDNVFAALAGPVMGPTLGILLFVAVLASAAASLQTTFIPVARTVLAMSTYEALPKSFTKVHPVFKTPGKATVVAGVATGVFYTVMTLLSENVLVDTIYALGLMICFYYALTAFACVWYFRGELFRSGRDFAYKGLMPLLGGLMLTAVFGKTLYDMWDPAYGSGSAVFGVGSVFVIGVGLLLIGVVIMLVMQRRSPAFFRGEVLTKETPSLVVAD
- a CDS encoding aldehyde dehydrogenase family protein; its protein translation is MNQKLFIGGAWVEPDGGHYEVIDPATEEVVGLAPEASRAQVYEAAAAAREAFATWSRTKPEERAAILDRAADLMARDAEANTLLARAETGATTGTARGMQVAVGSARFRRYARGAMEPVEQPLPPQINEAGPMGRAGVFGAVAVRRPVGVVTCITSYNNPWANPAGKIAPALAMGNTVLVKPAPQDPLSVYAMTRALEEAGVPPGVVNVVTGSSVESGQAAVDSPDVDMVSFTGSTAVGQAIGEVCGRSLKRQLMELGGKGAALVFDDADLDSAVMGIGTTFSFYSGQICTAPTRVLAQRGIYEQLVERLTAYLAYMKVGDPAEKGTIVGPVISAAHRDRVESYVELGRKEGARVVVGGERPDLPKGFYVAPTLLADCTNEMRVVREEIFGPVVVVVPFDDEEEGIALANDSDYGLLDYVWSGDVARAFRIAARLRAGGVGVNTIGRNMEAPFGGFKRSGVGRDVGSYALHAYSELQAVVWPG